The genomic interval GACAAAGTAAACATTGGGATGATCGAAAACTTTACGTTAAAATGTTGACTCAATTTCGACAAAATACCAAACACTACCTTGCTAGTTTGAGAAAAACGGATAAAAAAATTCTCATTCAAGGGGTGCAAGGATTTATGCTGGATAATGTTCATGGCTCATATCCTTTTGTGACATCATCATACACCTCTTCTACTGGGTTACTGCAAGGGGCTGGGCTTCCTTTTAGTCAAGTGAGTCGTAATATAGGGATTACTAAAGCCTATTTAACACGATATTCTGTCGGAGTTCTCCCAACAGAATGTACTGAAAGTGAACAAGAATACATACGTAAGGCAGGGAATGAATTTAGTCACGGAACACTTGTGGCGTTACGAGTTGGTTGGCTAGATCTTGTGGCTTTAAAATATGCACAAGCAATTAATGATTATACGGAACTTGCTTTAACGAAAATAGATGTTTTATCAGAGCTTAAAGAAATCCCTGTTTGTGTCGCTTATCGTTATCAAGGTAAAACACTGGATAATCATTATGAATGGAGTAACATGGATGCCAGTGAATATGAACCTGTTTATAAAGTTCTAAAAGGTTGGCAATGTTCTATTCGGGGTGTACAAAATTTTATGGACTTGCCTGTAGAAGCACAAAATTACGTGATGTTTATTGAAGAACAACTGGGTGTTCGAGTCAGTATGATTGGGACAGGGCCTTTAAATGAAGAACTTATTATTCGTTAATTTCACAACAACCTTGTTGATACTTTAAAGAGATAACAAAATGCCATTACCTATCGTGGGTGTCATCCTTGCTGGAGGATGTGTTTATGTTGCTAATAAAATTCGTCAAAGACGGCAAAATAATAAAATAACTAAGAATCCTAATGAACAGCCCTCAACGCTGTTAAATAGTCTATCTATTGATAAAACGGTCAAAAGTGAAGAAGAAATTGAAATTAATAAAAATATTTTATTAGCGTCGGGGTTGACAGGGCTGACGATAGGGGGGGCTTTAGGATTCCCCATTCTAACTTTTTTAAGTATACCTGGAATTTTTTATTTTCAAATACCTTTTATTAAGCGTGCATACTGTGAACTAACACAAGAACATAAGGTAGGTTCTGCGGCACTTGATGGGGTTATTAGTGTGACGATGCTAAGTATGCAATATTTTTTTGCATCGGCATTATTTTTTACTATGTACCATGCTAGTCGAAAAATTTTATTAAAAACAGAAGATGCTTCACGTCATAGTCTCATTGATATTTGGGGAACTACGCCGCAATCTGTTTGGATTGAACGCGAAGGCGTTGAAGTAGAAATTGACTTTGAACAGTTAGAACTAGGCGATATTATTGTTATCAATGCAGGGGAGACGATTCCTGTTGATGGCACTATTGAAAAAGGCATCGGTAATGTTGACCAGCATATATTAACGGGCGAGTCTCAACTAGCAGAAAAAACTGTAAAAGATACGGTATTTGCTTCCACGGTTTTATTGTCAGGTCGGTTGTATATAAAAGTTGATAAAGCGGGTACTGAAACCGTTGCGGCAAAAATTAAACATATTTTAAATAATACCACTGATTTTAAATCCTCTTTACAAGCGAGAGGTGAACAGATATCTGAAAAAGCAGCCCTACCTACCTTAATTTTAGGGGTAATTACCTTTCCTATTTTAGGGGCAGCAAGTGCGGCAGCGGTTTTATTGGCTTCATTTGGCAGTCAAATGCGAATTACCGCGCCTATTAGTATTTTAAACTTTCTAAAAGTGGCCTCGGATCATAGCATTCTCATTAAAGATGGACGCGCCTTAGAATCCTTACATACGGTGGATACGGTCGTTTTTGATAAAACAGGAACATTGACGCAAGAACGCCCCCATATTAAAGCCATTCATGGTTGTTCGCAACAGTCTGAAAATGAAATTATTCGTTTTGCAGCAGCGGCAGAATACAAACAAAAACATCCGATTGCATTGGCTATTCTTGATGAAGCACAGGCATTAAATATAGAATTGCCGAACATTGATGATGCAAGCTACGAAGTGGGTTATGGGTTAAAGGTTACACTTGACGGTCAATTAATTAGAGTTGGAAGTCTTCGCTTTATGACGATGGAAAATATTACTATTCCAGCGAGTATTAAAACCTTACAGGAAAAAAGCTTAGCCGATAGTTCATCTTTAGTCTACGTCGCCGTTGATGAACAGTTAAGTGGTGCGATTGAATTAGAAGCCACTATTCGTCCTGAAGCTCAACAAATTATTGATGATTTGCATGCACTGGGTAAACGGGTGATGATTATTTCAGGCGATCATGAAAAACCCACACAGCAACTTGCTCAACAATTGGGAATTGATGAATATTTTGCTGAAACTTTACCTGAAAATAAAGCGGCACTCATTGAAGGCTTACAAAAAGAAGGGCGTTCAGTTTGTTTTGTCGGCGATGGCATTAATGACACCATCGCGTTGAAAAAAGCCAATGTATCGGTTTCTTTAAGTGGTGCATCATCTATTGCTACGGATACCGCTCAAGTTATTTTAATGGATGAAAGCTTACGACAACTTCCTTATTTGTTTGATCTTGCAGGACACCTTGATAAAAACTTACGCATTGGATTTATGACCGGTCTTATTCCTGGTATCATTTGTGTAGGGGGCGTTTATGTGTTTCAAATTGGGGTGATAACCGCAGGAATGCTTTATAACATAGGCTTAAGTGCTGGGGTTGGTAATGCCATGTTAGCCAAATTAAAAACTAAAAAAGAATGATTTCATTTATTTTAAACGATAAAGTCGTTAATACAGACTTATCAGAAGGAAGTGTTCTGTTAGATTTTTTACGTCAATCACAGCGATTAGTCGGCACGAAAGAAGGCTGTCGAGAAGGCGATTGCGGAGCGTGTTTAGTCTTAGTGGGCGAAAAAAAATATGACGAGGTGTCTTATCTACGAGCTTGTTTACACAAGATTAAAAATCAAGCTGGCTGACCCCTTGTTTCCCCTTGTTTTCTTGTTTTGTTGTTTTCAGGACGGAATCGCTGAGGCGTTTATTGAGTGGGCGAAAAGTGAAAAATTGTCTTTTTGGGATGGGGTGTAAGGATGCAGGTTTCAGTGGTAGCGTTTCAAAGACTCAATCACGAATTTAGGATTGATGCCGAATACTATAGAGAAGAAGTCCTAAATAAACTTAATGTGTTAGACAAACACAACAAAGACGATTTAGAGAATTTAGTAGATTTTGTTATCGGCCCCTTTGGGTCAACGGTAACAGTAGACCAATATTCAGATAATTCAGATTATAGATATGTCAGAAATAAAGACATAAATGATTTTTTGATAAAAGATGTTGATCTGGCACTTATACCAAAGGCTGTTTATGAAGAGCTACCAAAATATCATATTAGAGAAAATGATTTATTGATTACAGTTGTCGGTACACTTGGAAAAGTTGCTATCGCAACAAAAAAAGATACCAACTCAATATTTAGCTGTAAAAGCACAATTATAAGAACAAGGAATATAAATCCGTTTTATCTACTAACTTATCTCAACACGAATACAGGGAAATTGTTTTCCCTTAGAGGAAAGCGTGGGGCAATACAAGAGGGGCTAAACCTTCCAGATCTTAAAGAAATCCAAGTTTTTATCCCATCTAATGAATTTCAAAAGCAAATTGAAGCAATAATAAAACTGTCATTCGATGGCACTAAAAAAGCAACAGGATTATTTGAAGAAGCTCAAAACATCCTCCTATCCGAACTCGGCTTAACCCACTGGCAACCTAAACACCAGCTGACCTTTATTAAAAACTATTCCGACACCCAGAAATCGGGACGCATAGACGCAGAATACTACCAGCCTAAATATGATGAAATCATCAAGGCGATAAAAAGCTATTCGGGTGGTTGGGATACTTTGGGTAATCTCGTTCACCTTAAAGACAAAAACTATACCCCAAAATCAGACAAGGAATACAAATATCTTGAACTTTCCAATATTGCGGGAAATGGCGAAATAACAGGGTGCATGTACGAATTTGGTAATGAATTGCCAAGCAGGGCAAGGCGTATCGTTGCATCAGGTGATGTGATTGTTTCGTCTATAGAGGGTTCTTTATCAAGTATTGCTTTAGTTGGGAGGGAATATAACAATGTCTTATGTTCAACAGGTTTTTATGTCATTAGATCAAACTCTTTTAACTCAGAAACATTGTTGGTGTTAATGAAAAGCATTGCAGGTCAAATGTTATTAAAAAAAGGGTGTAATGGAACAATTTTAACCGCAATAAACAAAGATGAATTTAAGAATATTGTCTTGCCTAAAATTACAGAGGAAAAGCAATTAGAAATCCAACAAAAAGTCACAGAATCATTTAACCTACGAAAACAATCCAAGCACCTGTTAGAGAGTGCAAAAAAAGCCGTAGAAATGGCAATAGAGCAAGACGAACAAACAGCAATAAAATGGTTAAAAAAACAAGGGGTCAGCCAGCAAAAAAACAAGGGGTCAGCCAGCAAAAAAACAAGGGGTCAGCCAAACAAGGGGTCAGCCAGCTTGATTTTTCGACCTAAATAAAACAAGGAAAATAAAATAAAAAACAAGGGGTCAGCCAGCTTGATTTTTAATCTTGTGTAAACAAGCTCGTAGATACCATTGCACCAGCATTATAAAGACCTAGTGCCATTTGCTCGTGATAAATTCCAGTGGCTTCCATGATAAAATGAAGCTCATTTATTTTCATTTCTGTATTCTTTAGTGACCATTCTATGAGTTCAATACAACCCGCTTTGGTATTCGGAAAGACTTTAAATTTTAGTTTTTCAGACTCTCTAAGCCACGCACAGTCTATCTTCGCTTTACTAATATCTATACCTAATTGTGTTCATTTCTTGTATACTCCCCTTGTTCATTCAGTCTCATTCCGCATTGGAAGGACTTGGATACCATTCAGTTTTAAGAAAAATAGCGCATGGGTTTTATCTACGTCACAGACTTTCATCTAAGGATGGGTACAAACTCTAATCATGCACTTCGATACAATGCCAGCTAAGCAATATATCATGGTTTGGAGAGATACAAGGATGAGTAGAGTGTAATGAGCGATAGCGAAATGGAACGAAACCCATCATTTTATGCTGTGAGGGGGCAGTCGGGTTACCTTGTCACATACTGTTTATATTGTGGTGTTAGATGAGCGTGCTGATCTTCACACCTTTAAAAATAATCATGATGCGGATAAAAAGATAACCTGTTCTTATCATGATGTTCATACCCATATTTTAGAAAAATCACGAAATTATGTCGTCATTGTGACCCCAAATCATCGTACAGATGAGATTGTTTTAAAGCAACTGCTTGAAAAAAAACTATCGTATTTAGGATTGATGGGAAGTCCTGCGAAAATTAAACGAATTTTTACGACGCTTAAACAAGCAGGTATTTCGCCTGAAAAATTATCTCAGCTTCAAATTCCTATTGGTTTACCGATAAGAAGTCACACCCCTACTGAAATTGCCATTAGCATTGCGGCAGAAATAATATTATTTAAAAATAAAGTGAATTAAATAATTGGAAATAAAATAGCGTTCGAGACTGTGAAAGTATTAAAAATCTGGAGTCCAAAACATGTTTTGGACTCCATGCGTCATAATTAAATCAATGTGTTATAAAAAAATAAACTCACATTTTTCTGTATATCATGAATGCTTTCACAGCCTAGTTCGCTATTCTTGGGGGAGGGACTGAACATCAAAATGATTGAACTTCGACTTAAATTACAAATCGAAAAACAATTGAGAGCTGGTAAAAAACAAAAACAACCTTAACGTTACCCAGATTTTTATTTTTTGAGGAATGTATGTATACGATCAGGATTAAGGAATAATAGATGAGTGAATCCTCGGAACAACAACCGCAATTTCCTAAAAGCACCACACTCATTAGTACCCTAGGGATCATTGCGATGATAGCGGGATTATTAGTGGTGGTGGTTTATGAATATACCCAACCTATTATTGCTGAAAATCAGCGTGTTGCCACGGAAAATGCTATTTTTAAGGTTCTACCAACAGCAAAAACACGTCTGACTTTTTTGGTAGACAATAATAGCCTGAAACAAGTGGATGATAAAGCCACAGGGGAATTACTTTATGCAGGCTATGATAGTCATAAACAACTGGTAGGGATCGCACTAAATGCAGCCGCACAAGGGTATCAAGATGTGGTTAAATTACTTTATAGTTACCAGCCAGAAACAGGCTGTATTACCGCTTATGATGTGTTAAAAAGTACAGAAACACCAGGATTTGGGACAAAAATTACCACAGATGAGGATTTTTTAGCGAATTTTAATTGTTTACAAGCCGCAGTTAATGAGGCGCAAACAGGACTTGAAAATAGCATAAAAACCGTACGCCATGGCACTAAAAAACACCCTTTTGAAATTGATGCGATTTCAGGCTCAACGATTACCTCAAATGCCGTGGGTCGAATGCTTAATCAAAGTGGGCAACGACTACATCCCTTAGTTGAAAAAAATTTAATTCTTCTAAAACACCCTAAACACCCTTAACGAGACTCTTTTATGTCGGCATTGGAAAAAGCAGAAACCCCTTTAACTATGGATGTCTTTACCGCAGGTTTGTGGAAAGAAAACCCTGTATTTGTGATGATGTTAGGGTTATGTCCTACGTTGGCCGTCACTAATACCCTAGAAAACTCATTGGGTATGAGTGTTGCCACCCTTTTTGTTTTGGTCGGCTCGAATGCCTTAGTGTCCGCCTTACGAAATTTTATACCGAAACAAATTCGTATCATTGCTTATATTATTATTATTGCTACGTTTGTAACCGTCGTTGATTATTTAATTCAAGCGGTTAGTTTAGATTTGCATAATAAATTGGGGGCCTTTATACAATTAATTGTGGTGAATTGTCTCATTTTAGGGCGCGCAGAAGCGTATGCGTCTAAAAATGGATTTACAAAGTCAGTGGTTAGTGCGTTAGGAATGGGCTTAGGATTTACATTAGCCTTAATGGCGTTAGGCGGTGTTCGAGAATTATTAGGCGCGGGACAGCTTTTGGGTTATCAAGTGTTTAGTCTTAATTTTGAACCGTGGGTGGTGATGATTTTACCACCAGGGGGGTTTATTGTTCTGGGATCGTGGTTACTTTTATTTAATTATCTACAGCAACGAAAAATAGATCAGTTGACGCTTACGAATGAAGCAAGCCATTGTTCCATTCATTCTAATTAATTTTAAAAACAGAGCGGTTGTATAGACCGCTCTGTTTTAACAACTAAGAAAACTTACGCTTTCTCGAAGCAATGTACCCAAACTAGATCATCTTCATTCCACGTCATTCCTGCGTGCATATTTAAAATAATATTTTTATACATCGCCAAAGAAGGATAGCCTTCGGCTTGTGCATCTGCATCGGTCATATCCCCTAAGCGTTGGCGATCTAAAGCCGTTACTTTAAACGTGACCCCCTCTAAGTCAAAAGTTTCATCAGGATAGGCATAAACGCCATCACGGCGTTGTTGGGTTTTACGACCCGCTAAAGTTGCTTCAACTAATTTAGGGTGTTTTACTAAATTGGCAATTTCACAGGTTTTTTCAGGATAATCAGTCATTATTGATATAAGTGAGTTAAGTTATTAAACGTTGTAAGTTGATGATGCGGTTTTGCCGCCGTGTCCTGTCCAGTCGGTATGAAAAAATTCACCTCTGGGTTTATCAAGACGTTCATAAGAATGCGCACCGAAATAATCGCGTTGCGCTTGTAATAGGTTAGCGGGAAGTCGTTCGGTACGATAGCCATCATAATAGGCTAAAGCTGATGAAAAAACGGGGGTAGAAATTCCCAGTTCAACCCCTAAAATAACCGCTTGTCGCCAACCGCTATCGGCTTGTTTCATCGCGGTTGAAAAATAATCCGCAAGGAGTAAGTTATCTAACTCAGGATTTGTATCATAAGCGTCTTTAATATCATTTAAAAATTGGCTACGAATGATACAGCCTCCTCGCCACATCAGTGCGATTTCACCATAATTAAGTGACCATTGGTATTCATTAGCCGCTTCTTTAATTAATCGAAAGCCTTGAGCGTAAGAAATGATTTTTGCCGCATATAACGCATCCCCAATGGCTTGAATCATCGCTAATTTATCCCCTGAAAAATGACGTTTTTCTTTAGGAAGCGCGGCTGCTGCAATGACACGTTCTGATTTTTGGGCGGATAAACAGCGTGCAAACACGGATTCAGCAATTAAGGTTAACGGCATTCCTAAATCAAGTGCATTAATTGCTGTCCATTTCCCTGTCCCTTTTTGACCTGCGGTATCAAGAATTTTTTCAACTAAGGGGCTACCATCTTCATCTTTGTAAGCTAAAATATTAGCGGTAATTTCAATTAAATAAGAGCTAAGTTGACCTTGATTCCATTCAGCGAAAATGGCTTGAACTTCATCATTCGTTAAGCCTAAACCTTCCGTTAATAACTGATAGGCTTCACAAATGAGCTGCATATCCCCATATTCAATCCCATTATGAACCATTTTGACATAATGTCCTGCGCCTTGATCACCCACCCATTGACAGCACGGCTGGTCATCAACTTTTGCTGAAATAGCTTGAAAAATAGGTTTAACAGCCTCCCATGCCGCAGGGTTTCCACCAG from Methylococcales bacterium carries:
- the gnd gene encoding decarboxylating NADP(+)-dependent phosphogluconate dehydrogenase, which codes for MKADIGLIGLAVMGQNLVLNMNDHGFKVVVHNRTHRKTEDFLQEGAKDTQVTGAENLVSLVEQLDTPRKVMLMVKAGEVVDHYIDQLIPLLSAGDIIIDGGNSLYTDSNRRTEMLKKHDLLFIGTGVSGGEEGARFGPSIMPGGNPAAWEAVKPIFQAISAKVDDQPCCQWVGDQGAGHYVKMVHNGIEYGDMQLICEAYQLLTEGLGLTNDEVQAIFAEWNQGQLSSYLIEITANILAYKDEDGSPLVEKILDTAGQKGTGKWTAINALDLGMPLTLIAESVFARCLSAQKSERVIAAAALPKEKRHFSGDKLAMIQAIGDALYAAKIISYAQGFRLIKEAANEYQWSLNYGEIALMWRGGCIIRSQFLNDIKDAYDTNPELDNLLLADYFSTAMKQADSGWRQAVILGVELGISTPVFSSALAYYDGYRTERLPANLLQAQRDYFGAHSYERLDKPRGEFFHTDWTGHGGKTASSTYNV
- a CDS encoding ASCH domain-containing protein, producing the protein MTDYPEKTCEIANLVKHPKLVEATLAGRKTQQRRDGVYAYPDETFDLEGVTFKVTALDRQRLGDMTDADAQAEGYPSLAMYKNIILNMHAGMTWNEDDLVWVHCFEKA
- a CDS encoding XdhC family protein gives rise to the protein MSHTVYIVVLDERADLHTFKNNHDADKKITCSYHDVHTHILEKSRNYVVIVTPNHRTDEIVLKQLLEKKLSYLGLMGSPAKIKRIFTTLKQAGISPEKLSQLQIPIGLPIRSHTPTEIAISIAAEIILFKNKVN
- the rsxE gene encoding electron transport complex subunit RsxE: MSALEKAETPLTMDVFTAGLWKENPVFVMMLGLCPTLAVTNTLENSLGMSVATLFVLVGSNALVSALRNFIPKQIRIIAYIIIIATFVTVVDYLIQAVSLDLHNKLGAFIQLIVVNCLILGRAEAYASKNGFTKSVVSALGMGLGFTLALMALGGVRELLGAGQLLGYQVFSLNFEPWVVMILPPGGFIVLGSWLLLFNYLQQRKIDQLTLTNEASHCSIHSN
- a CDS encoding heavy metal translocating P-type ATPase encodes the protein MPLPIVGVILAGGCVYVANKIRQRRQNNKITKNPNEQPSTLLNSLSIDKTVKSEEEIEINKNILLASGLTGLTIGGALGFPILTFLSIPGIFYFQIPFIKRAYCELTQEHKVGSAALDGVISVTMLSMQYFFASALFFTMYHASRKILLKTEDASRHSLIDIWGTTPQSVWIEREGVEVEIDFEQLELGDIIVINAGETIPVDGTIEKGIGNVDQHILTGESQLAEKTVKDTVFASTVLLSGRLYIKVDKAGTETVAAKIKHILNNTTDFKSSLQARGEQISEKAALPTLILGVITFPILGAASAAAVLLASFGSQMRITAPISILNFLKVASDHSILIKDGRALESLHTVDTVVFDKTGTLTQERPHIKAIHGCSQQSENEIIRFAAAAEYKQKHPIALAILDEAQALNIELPNIDDASYEVGYGLKVTLDGQLIRVGSLRFMTMENITIPASIKTLQEKSLADSSSLVYVAVDEQLSGAIELEATIRPEAQQIIDDLHALGKRVMIISGDHEKPTQQLAQQLGIDEYFAETLPENKAALIEGLQKEGRSVCFVGDGINDTIALKKANVSVSLSGASSIATDTAQVILMDESLRQLPYLFDLAGHLDKNLRIGFMTGLIPGIICVGGVYVFQIGVITAGMLYNIGLSAGVGNAMLAKLKTKKE
- a CDS encoding restriction endonuclease subunit S — encoded protein: MQVSVVAFQRLNHEFRIDAEYYREEVLNKLNVLDKHNKDDLENLVDFVIGPFGSTVTVDQYSDNSDYRYVRNKDINDFLIKDVDLALIPKAVYEELPKYHIRENDLLITVVGTLGKVAIATKKDTNSIFSCKSTIIRTRNINPFYLLTYLNTNTGKLFSLRGKRGAIQEGLNLPDLKEIQVFIPSNEFQKQIEAIIKLSFDGTKKATGLFEEAQNILLSELGLTHWQPKHQLTFIKNYSDTQKSGRIDAEYYQPKYDEIIKAIKSYSGGWDTLGNLVHLKDKNYTPKSDKEYKYLELSNIAGNGEITGCMYEFGNELPSRARRIVASGDVIVSSIEGSLSSIALVGREYNNVLCSTGFYVIRSNSFNSETLLVLMKSIAGQMLLKKGCNGTILTAINKDEFKNIVLPKITEEKQLEIQQKVTESFNLRKQSKHLLESAKKAVEMAIEQDEQTAIKWLKKQGVSQQKNKGSASKKTRGQPNKGSASLIFRPK
- a CDS encoding FMN-binding protein, yielding MSESSEQQPQFPKSTTLISTLGIIAMIAGLLVVVVYEYTQPIIAENQRVATENAIFKVLPTAKTRLTFLVDNNSLKQVDDKATGELLYAGYDSHKQLVGIALNAAAQGYQDVVKLLYSYQPETGCITAYDVLKSTETPGFGTKITTDEDFLANFNCLQAAVNEAQTGLENSIKTVRHGTKKHPFEIDAISGSTITSNAVGRMLNQSGQRLHPLVEKNLILLKHPKHP
- a CDS encoding 2Fe-2S iron-sulfur cluster-binding protein, whose amino-acid sequence is MISFILNDKVVNTDLSEGSVLLDFLRQSQRLVGTKEGCREGDCGACLVLVGEKKYDEVSYLRACLHKIKNQAG
- a CDS encoding adenylosuccinate synthetase, whose translation is MEIIVASDIQWGDEGKGKINYYLSQFTDVSMRCGGGSNAEATFYHNKKGFHFRMMPIGIMHNNVSILSDGVLIGCDHLINEIQQLEAVFGDISSRFMISGNAHVVLPSQRDKDAFLDEKVLKIKTIRQGVGPALADRAYRMGVNVDTFIASGGEPEGQSKHWDDRKLYVKMLTQFRQNTKHYLASLRKTDKKILIQGVQGFMLDNVHGSYPFVTSSYTSSTGLLQGAGLPFSQVSRNIGITKAYLTRYSVGVLPTECTESEQEYIRKAGNEFSHGTLVALRVGWLDLVALKYAQAINDYTELALTKIDVLSELKEIPVCVAYRYQGKTLDNHYEWSNMDASEYEPVYKVLKGWQCSIRGVQNFMDLPVEAQNYVMFIEEQLGVRVSMIGTGPLNEELIIR